In Dryobates pubescens isolate bDryPub1 chromosome 15, bDryPub1.pri, whole genome shotgun sequence, the following proteins share a genomic window:
- the DUSP6 gene encoding dual specificity protein phosphatase 6, which translates to MLDTFRPVPFASEMAISKSVAWLNEQLEMGNERLLLMDCRPQELYESSHIESAINVAIPGIMLRRLQKGNLPLRSLVSSSEEDRERFARRCGTDTVVLYDEHSRDWNENTGGESVLGLLLKRLKDEGCKAFYLEGGFSKFQAEFALHCETNLDSSCSSSSPPLPVLGLGGLRISSDSSSDIESDIDRDPNSATDSDGSPLSNNQPSFPVEILPYLYLGCAKDSTNLDVLEEFGIKYILNVTPNLPNLFENAGEFKYKQIPISDHWSQNLSQFFPEAISFIDEARGKNCGVLVHCLAGISRSVTVTVAYLMQKLNLSMNDAYDIVKMKKSNISPNFNFMGQLLDFERTLGLSSPCDNRVPNQQLYFTTPSNQNVFQVDSLQST; encoded by the exons ATGCTAGATACGTTCAGACCCGTCCCTTTCGCGTCGGAAATGGCGATTAGTAAATCGGTGGCGTGGCTGAACGAGCAGCTGGAGATGGGCAacgagaggctgctgctgatggACTGTCGACCCCAGGAGTTGTACGAGTCGTCCCACATCGAATCGGCCATCAACGTGGCCATCCCCGGCATCATGCTGCggaggctgcagaagggcaaCCTGCCCCTCCGTTCCCTCGTCTCCAGCAGCGAGGAGGACCGGGAACGCTTCGCCCGCCGCTGCGGCACCGATACGGTGGTGCTGTACGATGAGCACAGCCGCGACTGGAACGAGAACACGGGCGGAGAGTCGGTGCTGGGACTGCTCCTCAAGCGCCTCAAAGATGAAGGCTGTAAGGCGTTTTATCTGGAAG GTGGTTTCAGCAAGTTCCAGGCCGAGTTCGCTCTGCACTGCGAAACCAACCTAGACAGTTCATgtagcagcagctctcctcctctgccagtcCTGGGCTTGGGAGGCCTCCGCATCAGCTCCGATTCCTCCTCAGACATTGAATCTGACATTGACAGAGACCCCAACAGTGCCACCGACTCGGATGGCAGCCCCCTCTCCAACAACCAGCCTTCCTTCCCGGTGGAGATTTTACCCTACCTCTACTTAGGCTGTGCCAAGGACTCCACTAACCTGGACGTTTTAGAAGAGTTTGGCATTAAATACATCTTGAATGTCACCCCCAACCTGCCCAACCTCTTTGAAAACGCCGGAGAATTCAAGTACAAGCAGATCCCAATCTCTGACCACTGGAGCCAAAATCTGTCCCAGTTCTttcctgaggccatctcctttATAG ATGAAGCCCGGGGGAAGAACTGCGGCGTCCTGGTGCACTGCTTGGCGGGGATCAGCCGCTCGGTGACGGTGACGGTGGCCTACCTCATGCAGAAGCTCAACCTGTCCATGAACGACGCCTACGACATCGTCAAGATGAAGAAGTCCAACATTTCGCCCAACTTCAACTTcatggggcagctgctggacttCGAGCGGActctggggctcagcagcccttGTGACAACCGAGTGCCCAACCAGCAGCTCTACTTCACCACCCCTTCCAACCAGAATGTCTTCCAGGTGGATTCCCTGCAGTCCACGTGA